Proteins from a genomic interval of Pseudomonas asplenii:
- a CDS encoding peptidylprolyl isomerase, which translates to MARATARHILVATEAKCNELKTQIEGGADFAEIAKANSTCPSSRDGGNLGSFGPGQMVKEFDTVVFSAPVNTVQGPVKTQFGYHLLEVTSRQD; encoded by the coding sequence ATGGCACGAGCCACTGCCCGTCACATCCTGGTTGCCACTGAAGCCAAATGCAACGAACTCAAGACCCAGATCGAAGGCGGCGCCGACTTCGCCGAAATCGCCAAGGCCAACTCCACCTGCCCTTCCAGCCGTGACGGCGGCAACCTGGGTTCCTTCGGCCCAGGCCAGATGGTCAAGGAATTCGACACCGTGGTCTTCAGCGCGCCGGTCAATACCGTGCAGGGCCCGGTGAAAACCCAGTTCGGCTACCACCTGCTGGAAGTCACCAGCCGCCAGGACTGA